gctgaagacctcaaactccagcagcttctcttgcagactattgcgtcgtactacaaataaaaattaacatgctttcgcatagtcgcggcacccaaaacggacattatacgatgtacagaaacacacatttctgttttcgcgccaaatcaattcccgggagtggtacttttacgtccgcatacttcgcaccgtcttaaattatatctcatttacacggtaatgtttagtatacttctactgtgataacaagcatcgtttatcgttggattgttgtaagaaaacattaaaaatgagtgaagcagcttctccaaagaaaatcgcacccaagaagaaacctgctgcaaagaagacagctgatcaccctaaatatgtggacatgatcaaggctgctatcgctaccctaaaggaacgcggtggttcatctcgccaagctattacaaaatatattcatgcaaattacaaagttgctgaaaactcagatcatcatctgaaaatggctcttaaacgaggagtaacatcaggcgatttgattcaaactaaaggcactggtgcttctggatcattcaagctaggtcaggtaaaaaaagaaaaacctaagaaaaaggccgcagcaaaaaagccaacggcaaagaagcctactgcaaagaaaagtacaccaaaaaagaagccagcaaagaagagcacgccaaagaaagcagcaaagaagcctgccacaaagaaagcctcggctaagaaaccagcagctaagaaacccacaaagaagcctgttgctaaaaaacctgcagcaaagaaggtcaaaaagactcccaaaaaggcagcaaagaagaccgcaaaaaaataatttgtgtgtatctggctattacattaacaaacggctatttttatagccacacatttacaaaaaaacattatcttggtacaaagttaaacttgtttaagtcacttaaacagttaaaaaagagtaaatttaagattagattccctaagtttaagtattttcgtttttaaatttcttattttcttgcttttacttttcttgcccttcatatttttaacattgtcaaactttatgtagcataaaatttttatgtagcataaaatttaaacagaaagcaggacaaagtttgatataaaaagctagccgtaatattttttatggatgtgtggctataaaaatagccgttttttgtttggtaagatgcttaggcacgttccccacgaattcttcttgccaactggatgtctttaggcatgattgtaactcgttttgcgtgaatggcacacaagttagtatcctcgaacaagccaacaaggtacgcttcagaagcctcttgcagagccataacggctgtgctctggaatcgcagatctgttttgaagtcctgagcaatttctcgcacaagacgctggaaaggcaacttgcggatcaagagctcggttgacttctggtatcttctgatttctctgagagcaactgtaccaggtctgtaacgatgtggttttttcactcctccagtagctggtgcgcttttcctcgcagctttagtggcgagttgttttcgtggagcctttcctccagtagatttacgtgcagtttgctttgtacgagccatattttaagaagtcgatgtagtacggatacacaagacggtctaaaatgcactatcgcgccaaagttttatttctcatattgattgacagctaaggttcaaaacaaaccatttgattggtgctaagaaagtaatttctgattggctgcataatgacattacgctcattactttaacatttttataaaatctgtgttttttggctacgggaaaacggctgtatcttctgatacacaaaagcttttgactttttttttttttagtaagtagcagaaggtttggcgaattccaacgatgccaaatttattgccttactgaaacattaagaccacgaatttttaaaaaaactacagttttacttaaaaaaatgtacaaaatgttcggaacattttgtaatgacgcaactctattggttaattagggtgtttccacgagcagtaggtaattttatggcctctttttaaagctgtctgaattctgttaactcaaacgttgtttttgtactcgttctgtacgcaactatatcaatatgtctggacgcggaaaaggaggtaaaggattgggaaaaggaggtgctaaacgtcaccgaaaaattcttcgtgataacattcagggaatcacaaaacctgctattcggcgtcttgctcgacgaggtggtgtcaaacgtatctctggccttatctatgaggaaaccagaggtgtactgaaggttttcttagagaatgttattcgtgatgctgtaacctacacagagcacgctaaacgcaagaccgttaccgctatggatgttgtttatgccttaaaacgtcaaggaagaactctttacggattcggaggttaagcgttgtcattgctcaacaaaaacggctatttttatagccacaaatcttttaaaacattactttgtgcacgcttccaaattacacaatgtgtaaagtcttgtcacagttacatttattgctatacgatactatgtcatatatgacacaaaaaaaatttagaaatactttgtagggttaatttgcctgggagtgtttccgtgaaaagctgggttaagttaaatgtaagcaataacatggatcaatgtacttgtcttttctgcaagtacagctaataatacgtatgaaaagtgaagctaatccacacacacatggggaagtattttaaatgtaggctagtgttcttaagcacattatttagaagttttattaacttcggttaacttgtagtgacgccaagtaaatgtttttttaaagatgtgtggtcttaaaaaagaccgtttgtgtttggtagacgttggtttacttgctgcttgtgtattttgtgacggcttttgttccttcactgactgcgtgttttgcaagttctccaggcaagagaagacgtactgcggtttgaatttcacgagaagagatggtcgactttttgttttgaagagccaaacgcgaagcttcggaagcaatgcgctcaaagatgtcgttgacaaatgagttcatgatgctcatagctttgcttgaaactccgacatctgggtgaacttgtttcaaaacattgtagatgtaaatagcataactttcctttctctttctcttgcgtttcttttcaccagttccaccaatctttcctccttttttgccggctcttttttcacctttcttggctactttaggtgcctgttttcctcctttagctgctgcgtcagacatggttaaaaatttttgctacttaacttgtaaataagcattaaactgcaagtcaaaactttttgtttataagtaaaaaaatcggatcgaattcgatccgaaaacgccgatacgcaatttaattggttaaaaaaaaaatcttttgtttaatacttaattatgattggttaaaaaaacatgatttcgatcctatttttatgatgaaaaaacgagtaaagtttatttcgttaacacttacgttaaatattcgtacgtttttgtattaacttacaaatcaaatcgcagttatgtctggacgtggaaaaggtggaaaagctaaggctaaagccaagacaagatcctcaagagctggacttcaatttccagtcggtagagtgcatagattccttcgtagagggcactatgctaaccgaattggatctggagcaccagtttacttagcagccgtcttggaatatttatctgctgagatattggagttggctggtaacgcagcaagagacaacaaaaaagctaggattattccaagacatttacaattggctgttcgtaatgatgaagaattaaacaaacttttgagcggtgtaaccattgcagctggtggtgttttgccaaacattcaagctgtcttactcccaaagaagaacgacaaaggacagaagaagtaaaccgctacactcagaaaacaacggctatttttatagccacacatctttaaaaaaacattgtttttttcacaaaactataaccttaaagtctaatagataatccatgcatacgccttgtcctaagtaactcaaagaaattaaataaaaaaatttgatcacaacgtcaaaataaattgcacgtatttgcacctactaatgtctacggccataccacgatgaacacacccgttctcgtctgatcacggaagttaagcatcgtcgggccgggatagtacttggatgggggaccgcctgggaactcccggtgtcgtaggcttttcattttcatttgctgtgatatatttcttgttataacaattaaggaacgtggcggttgttgaaagtgtttcctatgacattttcctacgacattttcaggtgatagtacgagaaaaaagagctttcaaatgcatacaaactcgatctattgccgatcatccaataaccctgacggaatggcaaataaaataaaattccgccgccttccgaggacttatatcgcaatcacgtttcgtaacagccaagcgaggttttaccttagcgtttaagtcaccaccgacatttggccgcgcaacttttctaagctcattcattttgacttaaggagggggcgagcgcggacgcaggcccccactaccagaaattgtacggtcgagttactgacgtttgcagtaatcgcagaggtcagcccaagcgtagtgcaatgcaagagcctcactctggaagaaaaccctcattgatcagtctttacttccccgtcaggtaagtatgagttggaactgcaccgtagcatgagggtacccttcaaagtttgttaatgcttgtggcttgagtgtgttataaactgccgtgtcgcggggcataggctgtattctcccccagtgtacgcgttttgttcccgccgtagactatgcagagtgccgtcggaaagaggactgctattattcttttattgcttatgtgggccgccatcggtaatagtgcaacaccaaggcaacccgtggtcacggcgtgaatgaatccacctccatgacccaaggccaaaaatcagattaatatactgaccattcagagaatggcctaccagatattaaactgataagaacagatactacacttgatcttagccattaggccgagaagcgataaagaacaagcgttgccatgataggcatcgtccacacaccgtaactgcttgtggagcatgtcacgttactgtaaagcttacaactgtcaccgcgtacggatggacggcgacatagtaaaaatcacggctgttgatttagccgtaggatggagagcgactgtagcgagtggatggtaacttacatgaatgctaacaaaggcgacgatactaagtgcgtgatattactttccaatatgtctgcgtacattccgtttatcaacgcattacgccagaacgtgcgcgcgcgttacacagtagaccatgcagccgaaatgcgacagtgcgaccctgccaggagtcgaacctggaatcccctgattcgtagtcagatgccttatccattgggccacagggccatgcttatgacttcgccccatcgtcattttggcttgcgcattcgttttacttacgacagaattcttcgtgtttgtagccatgaaagaaagggacttctgtgagtgaatttttttactgtggtctaataaaaaagtcgaaacgcagtgcccaatatatgaattgctcctaatagccggaaacaggccgtgtcgatgatgtaggccgacatacgcaacgcaaaccaaagaacgctttatgaaaatcctaacacgagcgcggaagaagcccaaattaacagactagatgtaatgctgaagacctcaaactccagcagcttctcttgcagactattgcgtcgtactacaaataaaaattaacatgctttcgcatagtcgcggcacccaaaacggacattatacgatgtacagaaacacacatttctgttttcgcgccaaatcaattcccgggagtggtacttttacgtccgcatacttcgcaccgtcttaaattatatctcatttacacggtaatgtttagtatacttctactgtgataacaagcatcgtttatcgttggattgttgtaagaaaacattaaaaatgagtgaagcagcttctccaaagaaaatcgcacccaagaagaaacctgctgcaaagaagacagctgatcaccctaaatatgtggacatgatcaaggctgctatcgctaccctaaaggaacgcggtggttcatctcgccaagctattacaaaatatattcatgcaaattacaaagttgctgaaaactcagatcatcatctgaaaatggctcttaaacgaggagtaacatcaggcgatttgattcaaactaaaggcactggtgcttctggatcattcaagctaggtcaggtaaaaaaagaaaaacctaagaaaaaggccgcagcaaaaaagccaacggcaaagaagcctactgcaaagaaaagtacaccaaaaaagaagccagcaaagaagagcacgccaaagaaagcagcaaagaagcctgccacaaagaaagcctcggctaagaaaccagcagctaagaaacccacaaagaagcctgttgctaaaaaacctgcagcaaagaaggtcaaaaagactcccaaaaaggcagcaaagaagaccgcaaaaaaataatttgtgtgtatctggctattacattaacaaacggctatttttatagccacacatttacaaaaaaacattatcttggtacaaagttaaacttgtttaagtcacttaaacagttaaaaaagagtaaatttaagattagattccctaagtttaagtattttcgtttttaaatttcttattttcttgcttttacttttcttgcccttcatatttttaacattgtcaaactttatgtagcataaaatttttatgtagcataaaatttaaacagaaagcaggacaaagtttgatataaaaagctagccgtaatattttttatggatgtgtggctataaaaatagccgttttttgtttggtaagatgcttaggcacgttccccacgaattcttcttgccaactggatgtctttaggcatgattgtaactcgttttgcgtgaatggcacacaagttagtatcctcgaacaagccaacaaggtacgcttcagaagcctcttgcagagccataacggctgtgctctggaatcgcagatctgttttgaagtcctgagcaatttctcgcacaagacgctggaaaggcaacttgcggatcaagagctcggttgacttctggtatcttctgatttctctgagagcaactgtaccaggtctgtaacgatgtggttttttcactcctccagtagctggtgcgcttttcctcgcagctttagtggcgagttgttttcgtggagcctttcctccagtagatttacgtgcagtttgctttgtacgagccatattttaagaagtcgatgtagtacggatacacaagacggtctaaaatgcactatcgcgccaaagttttatttctcatattgattgacagctaaggttcaaaacaaaccatttgattggtgctaagaaagtaatttctgattggctgcataatgacattacgctcattactttaacatttttataaaatctgtgttttttggctacgggaaaacggctgtatcttctgatacacaaaagcttttgactttttttttttttagtaagtagcagaaggtttggcgaattccaacgatgccaaatttattgccttactgaaacattaagaccacgaatttttaaaaaaactacagttttacttaaaaaaatgtacaaaatgttcggaacattttgtaatgacgcaactctattggttaattagggtgtttccacgagcagtaggtaattttatggcctctttttaaagctgtctgaattctgttaactcaaacgttgtttttgtactcgttctgtacgcaactatatcaatatgtctggacgcggaaaaggaggtaaaggattgggaaaaggaggtgctaaacgtcaccgaaaaattcttcgtgataacattcagggaatcacaaaacctgctattcggcgtcttgctcgacgaggtggtgtcaaacgtatctctggccttatctatgaggaaaccagaggtgtactgaaggttttcttagagaatgttattcgtgatgctgtaacctacacagagcacgctaaacgcaagaccgttaccgctatggatgttgtttatgccttaaaacgtcaaggaagaactctttacggattcggaggttaagcgttgtcattgctcaacaaaaacggctatttttatagccacaaatcttttaaaacattactttgtgcacgcttccaaattacacaatgtgtaaagtcttgtcacagttacatttattgctatacgatactatgtcatatatgacacaaaaaaaatttagaaatactttgtagggttaatttgcctgggagtgtttccgtgaaaagctgggttaagttaaatgtaagcaataacatggatcaatgtacttgtcttttctgcaagtacagctaataatacgtatgaaaagtgaagctaatccacacacacatggggaagtattttaaatgtaggctagtgttcttaagcacattatttagaagttttattaacttcggttaacttgtagtgacgccaagtaaatgtttttttaaagatgtgtggtcttaaaaaagaccgtttgtgtttggtagacgttggtttacttgctgcttgtgtattttgtgacggcttttgttccttcactgactgcgtgttttgcaagttctccaggcaagagaagacgtactgcggtttgaatttcacgagaagagatggtcgactttttgttttgaagagccaaacgcgaagcttcggaagcaatgcgctcaaagatgtcgttgacaaatgagttcatgatgctcatagctttgcttgaaactccgacatctgggtgaacttgtttcaaaacattgtagatgtaaatagcataactttcctttctctttctcttgcgtttcttttcaccagttccaccaatctttcctccttttttgccggctcttttttcacctttcttggctactttaggtgcctgttttcctcctttagctgctgcgtcagacatggttaaaaatttttgctacttaacttgtaaataagcattaaactgcaagtcaaaactttttgtttataagtaaaaaaatcggatcgaattcgatccgaaaacgccgatacgcaatttaattggttaaaaaaaaaatcttttgtttaatacttaattatgattggttacaaaaacatgatttcgatcctatttttatgatgaaaaaacgagtaaagtttatttcgttaacacttacgttaaatattcgtacgtttttgtattaacttacaaatcaaatcgcagttatgtctggacgtggaaaaggtggaaaagctaaggctaaagccaagacaagatcctcaagagctggacttcaatttccagtcggtagagtgcatagattccttcgtagagggcactatgctaaccgaattggatctggagcaccagtttacttagcagccgtcttggaatatttatctgctgagatattggagttggctggtaacgcagcaagagacaacaaaaaagctaggattattccaagacatttacaattggctgttcgtaatgatgaagaattaaacaaacttttgagcggtgtaaccattgcagctggtggtgttttgccaaacattcaagctgtcttactcccaaagaagaacgacaaaggacagaagaagtaaaccgctacactcagaaaacaacggctatttttatagccacacatctttaaaaaaacattgtttttttcacaaaactataaccttaaagtctaatagataatccatgcatacgccttgtcctaagtaactcaaagaaattaaataaaaaaatttgatcacaacgtcaaaataaattgcacgtatttgcacctactaatgtctacggccataccacgatgaacacacccgttctcgtctgatcacggaagttaagcatcgtcgggccgggatagtacttggatgggggaccgcctgggaactcccggtgtcgtaggcttttcattttcatttgctgtgatatatttcttgttataacaattaaggaacgtggcggttgttgaaagtgtttcctatgacattttcctacgacattttcaggtgatagtacgagaaaaaagagctttcaaatgcatacaaactcgatctattgccgatcatccaataaccctgacggaatggcaaataaaataaaattccgccgccttccgaggacttatatcgcaatcacgtttcgtaacagccaagcgaggttttaccttagcgtttaagtcaccaccgacatttggccgcgcaacttttctaagctcattcattttgacttaaggagggggcgagcgcggacgcaggcccccactaccagaaattgtacggtcgagttactgacgtttgcagtaatcgcagaggtcagcccaagcgtagtgcaatgcaagagcctcactctggaagaaaaccctcattgatcagtctttacttccccgtcaggtaagtatgagttggaactgcaccgtagcatgagggtacccttcaaagtttgttaatgcttgtggcttgagtgtgttataaactgccgtgtcgcggggcataggctgtattctcccccagtgtacgcgttttgttcccgccgtagactatgcagagtgccgtcggaaagaggactgctattattcttttattgcttatgtgggccgccatcggtaatagtgcaacaccaaggcaacccgtggtcacggcgtgaatgaatccacctccatgacccaaggccaaaaatcagattaatatactgaccattcagagaatggcctaccagatattaaactgataagaacagatactacacttgatcttagccattaggccgagaagcgataaagaacaagcgttgccatgataggcatcgtccacacaccgtaactgcttgtggagcatgtcacgttactgtaaagcttacaactgtcaccgcgtacggatggacggcgacatagtaaaaatcacggctgttgatttagccgtaggatggagagcgactgtagcgagtggatggtaacttacatgaatgctaacaaaggcgacgatactaagtgcgtgatattactttccaatatgtctgcgtacattccgtttatcaacgcattacgccagaacgtgcgcgcgcgttacacagtagaccatgcagccgaaatgcgacagtgcgaccctgccaggagtcgaacctggaatcccctgattcgtagtcagatgccttatccattgggccacagggccatgcttatgacttcgccccatcgtcattttggcttgcgcattcgttttacttacgacagaattcttcgtgtttgtagccatgaaagaaagggacttctgtgagtgaatttttttactgtggtctaataaaaaagtcgaaacgcagtgcccaatatatgaattgctcctaatagccggaaacaggccgtgtcgatgatgtaggccgacatacgcaacgcaaaccaaagaacgctttatgaaaatcctaacacgagcgcggaagaagcccaaattaacagactagatgtaatgctgaagacctcaaactccagcagcttctcttgcagactattgcgtcgtactacaaataaaaattaacatgctttcgcatagtcgcggcacccaaaacggacattatacgatgtacagaaacacacatttctgttttcgcgccaaatcaattcccgggagtggtacttttacgtccgcatacttcgcaccgtcttaaattatatctcatttacacggtaatgtttagtatacttctactgtgataacaagcatcgtttatcgttggattgttgtaagaaaacattaaaaatgagtgaagcagcttctccaaagaaaatcgcacccaagaagaaacctgctgcaaagaagacagctgatcaccctaaatatgtggacatgatcaaggctgctatcgctaccctaaaggaacgcggtggttcatctcgccaagctattacaaaatatattcatgcaaattacaaagttgctgaaaactcagatcatcatctgaaaatggctcttaaacgaggagtaacatcaggcgatttgattcaaactaaaggcactggtgcttctggatcattcaagctaggtcaggtaaaaaaagaaaaacctaagaaaaaggccgcagcaaaaaagccaacggcaaagaagcctactgcaaagaaaagtacaccaaaaaagaagccagcaaagaagagcacgccaaagaaagcagcaaagaagcctgccacaaagaaagcctcggctaagaaaccagcagctaagaaacccacaaagaagcctgttgctaaaaaacctgcagcaaagaaggtcaaaaagactcccaaaaaggcagcaaagaagaccgcaaaaaaataatttgtgtgtatctggctattacattaacaaacggctatttttatagccacacatttacaaaaaaacattatcttggtacaaagttaaacttgtttaagtcacttaaacagttaaaaaagagtaaatttaagattagattccctaagtttaagtattttcgtttttaaatttcttattttcttgcttttacttttcttgcccttcatatttttaacattgtcaaactttatgtagcataaaatttttatgtagcataaaatttaaacagaaagcaggacaaagtttgatataaaaagctagccgtaatattttttatggatgtgtggctataaaaatagccgttttttgtttggtaagatgcttaggcacgttccccacgaattcttcttgccaactggatgtctttaggcatgattgtaactcgttttgcgtgaatggcacacagttagtatcctcgaacaagccaacaaggtacgcttcagaagcctcttgcagagccataacggctgtgctctggaatcgcagatctgttttgaagtcctgagcaatttctcgcacaagacgctggaaaggcaacttgcggatcaagagctcggttgacttctggtatcttctgatttctctgagagcaactgtaccaggtctgtaacgatgtggttttttcactcctccagtagctggtgcgcttttcctcgcagctttagtggcgagttgttttcgtggagcctttcctccagtagatttacgtgcagtttgctttgtacgagccatattttaagaagtcgatgtagtacggatacacaagacggtctaaaatgcactatcgcgccaaagttttatttctcatattgattgacagctaaggttcaaaacaaaccatttgattggtgctaagaaagtaatttctgattggctgcataatgacattacgctcattactttaacatttttataaaatctgtgttttttggctacgggaaaacggctgtatcttctgatacacaaaagcttttgacttttttttttttagtaagtagcagaaggtttggcgaattccaacgatgccaaatttattgccttactgaaacattaagaccacgaatttttaaaaaaactacagttttacttaaaaaaatgtacaaaatgttcggaacattttgtaatgacgcaactctattggttaattagggtgtttccacgagcagtag
This is a stretch of genomic DNA from Hydractinia symbiolongicarpus strain clone_291-10 chromosome 9, HSymV2.1, whole genome shotgun sequence. It encodes these proteins:
- the LOC130657574 gene encoding late histone H2A.2.2-like, with protein sequence MSGRGKGGKAKAKAKTRSSRAGLQFPVGRVHRFLRRGHYANRIGSGAPVYLAAVLEYLSAEILELAGNAARDNKKARIIPRHLQLAVRNDEELNKLLSGVTIAAGGVLPNIQAVLLPKKNDKGQKK